Genomic window (Rhodothermales bacterium):
ACGGAGTAAGCACCGCCAAACGTCACCACGGCCGCCTTGCTGAAGAACCACCCTTCTTGTACGAACACGCTCTCGGGTCCTAACCAGGCGGAGAGTACGAGTAGCGGCGCCAGCCAGATCGTCAGCCAGGTGATCGCGGTGCGAACGGAACGCATCGCGGCCGGACGCGCAACCGGTTGCAGTCGGTCGGTCGCAAAGGCGATCTCCTCGACGTTATCGGAGGTCTGGCGCGGCTTGATCACGTAGAACGATGATTCGTAAAATCGCCCGCCCCACAGACCCAGGACGCCGGCGGATAACACGATCCACGGGAACGCGATGCCGAGGAAGAAAATGCCAACAAATGCGAGGATCGCAATACCCAACATGACATTATTCTTCAACACACGTCGCCCGATTCGAAATACGGCTTCCAGGACAATGGCCAAAATCGCAGGCTTCAGGCCATAAAAGAGTGCCTCGATCGCCGCGGTTTGCTGGAATTTGGCATACAGGACACTCAGCGCGAGAATGGACAGAAACCCGGGTAGGATAAACAAACCGCCGGCCATAAGTCCCCCGCGTACCCGATGCAGCAACCATCCGACATACGTGGCCAGCTGCTGGGCTTCAGGACCAGGCAACAACATACAATAGTTCAGCGCGTGCAGAAAGCGGTCTTCACTGATCCAACGCTTCTCCTCGACCAGCACCCGATGCATGACCGCGATCTGGCCCGCAGGTCCCCCGAAACTATGAATGGCGATATACACCCAAACCCGAAAGGCCTCGCGGATGGAGATACCGTGGGACATGTGAGGGGCCGCGATTGTATCCTCGGGTCGAACATCGGAATCCTTGCCGGACATGTCTGTCTGCGGATTGATTAAGACGATGGGATAGACCGGGGCGCATGGAAAAAAACAAGCCCTGGAAGCATGCCTCCAGGGCTTGGGCGGAGAGGGAGGGATTCGAACCCTCGGTACGTATTGCTACGTACGTCGGTTTAGCAAACCGGTGGTTTCAGCCTCTCACCCACCTCTCCGGGTCGGGACCCATACCCTGGCGATGCAATCGATGTATCGCCGTGGCACGGAATGGCTGAATAGTGCGAAGTAGCGGTCTAACGCGCGATCCGAAGGCTGGTTCGCACGGCCGGGGGGAATTGTGTCGTGCTCGTTAGGCCTTCCCCAGCGCGTCGGCGCCGCTCGTGATTTCGATCAGTTCCTTCGTAATCGCATCCTGGCGCGCCCGGTTGTATTTCAACTTGAGGTCGCGAATCAAGTCCTCGGCATTGGAGGTCGCATTGTCCATCGCCACCATGCGCGCGCCCTGCTCGGCCGCGTTCGATTCAAGCAACGCCCGCCAGACAGTGAAGTGCAGGAATCGGGGCACGAGGACGTTGAGGATCGAAATCGGATCGGGCTCGAAGATGTAGTCGACCGACTGGCCTTCCTTCGTCTTCGCGACACGTTCGACCACGCGCTCCATCACCGGGGTACGAAACTGGTCCGGCGGGATCGGGAGCAACGGTTCGACGATCCGGTTCTGCGAGATCGTGTTTTTGAACTCGTTATAGATCACCTGAACTTCGTCCCAGCGGCCTTCCCGGTACCCTTCGACCGCCGTATTCACGATCCGGCTGGCGTCCTCGAACTCGAGATCGTTAAACACGCCTCGAAAGTCGCCGACGAGCTGGTGATTCCGACGACGGAAGTACTCATGCGACTTGCGGCCAATACAGATCAGGTGCAGGGCGCCGGCGGCATGATAGGATTCGTACCGTTCCTTGATCGTCTGTTCCGCCAGCTTGATGATGTTGGCGTTAAACGCGCCAGCGAGGCCACGATCGGCCGTGACGATGATCAACAACACATTTTTGACTTCATCGCGGGGCTGAAAAAGTTCGTGCGCGGAGGGGTCGATGTGCTGCTTCAGGTGACTGATGATCTCCCCGAGTTTGTAAGCGTAGGCCCGCATCTCGAAGGTGCGTTCCTGCGCCTTACGCAGCTTGGCCGCGGCCACCATCTTCATGGCGCGCGTCACCTGCTGGGTGCTCTTCACGGAGGAAATCCGCTTACGTATATCGCGAAGGCTCGCCATGGATGAAAGGTTTGAGGTTACAGGTTGGCAGGTTACAGGTTGGCAGAATCTAGTACCATGTCGCCAGGCAAGAGGAACCTGTAACCTGGAACCTGCCAACCTGTAACCAATCACTTGTTCAGGTAAACGCTCGCCAGATCCTGCGCCGTTTTCTTAAACGTGGCCGCGGCCTCATCCGTGAGCGTGCCGCCTTTGACGACGCTCTGGAGGACATCGGCGTGCGAGAGGGTCAGCCGTTCGAGGTATTCTTTCTCGAATTGCTTGATCTTTGCTACCGGAATCTCATCGAGCAGGCCTTGTGTGGCGGCGTAGAGGACGGCAATCTGGTGTTCGACGGGCACGGGCTGGTACTGACCTTGCTTGAGCACTTCCACAAGACGCTCGCCGCGGCGCAGCTGGCGCTGGGTGGCCGCGTCGAGGTCCGAGCCGAACTTCGAGAACGCTTCGAGTTCGCGGAACTGGGCGAGGTCGAGGCGAAGGGTGCCGGCCACTTTTTTCATGGCCTTCGTCTGCGCGTTGCCGCCCACGCGGCTGACGGAGATACCTACGTTGATGGCGGGGCGGACGCCGGCGTTGAAGAGGTCGGCCTCGAGGTAGATCTGCCCGTCGGTGATCGAGATCACGTTCGTCGGGATGTAGGCGGACACGTCGCCGGCCTGGGTTTCGATCACCGGGAGCGCCGTCAACGAGCCACCGCCCTTGATCTTGCCACGGAGCGACGGGGGCACGTCGTTCATCTGACGGGCCACGGCATCCGTGTTGTTGATTTTGGCGGCACGTTCGAGCAGGCGGCTGTGGAGGTAGAACACGTCGCCGGGATACGCTTCGCGGCCTGGCGGGCGCCGAAGCAAAAGCGATACCTGGCGGTAGGCGACGGCCTGTTTCGAGAGGTCGTCGTAGATCACAAGCGCATGCCGGCCGGTGTCGCGGAAGTACTCGCCGATACACGCGCCCGCAAATGGAGCGATGTACTGGAGCGGCGCTGGTGCCGAGGCCGGCGCGTTAACGATGACCGTATAATCCATCGCGCCATTTTCCTCGAGGGCGCGGCGCACGCTGGCCACGGTCGAGTTCTTCTGGCCGACAGCGACGTAGATACAGTAGACAGGCTTGTCCGTCTGGTGCGTTCCTTTCTGGTTGATGATCGCATCCACAAGAACGGCCGTTTTGCCCACCTGACGATCGCCGATGACGAGCTCGCGCTGGCCGCGGCCGATCGGGATCATGGTGTCGATGGCTTTGATGCCGGTCTGCAACGGCTCGGTGACGGGCTGGCGGTAGACGACACCCGGCGCCTTTCGCTCCAGGGGCATGTCAAACTTCTCGCCGCCAAGCGGGCCCAGGCCGTCAATGGGCTCACCCAGGGGATCGATCACCCGGCCAAGCATGCTCTCGGTGACCTGGATCGACGCGATGCGTTCCGTACGCCGGGCCTGGTCGCCTTCCTTGACTTTGTTCGCCTCGCCAAAGAGAACGGCGCCGACATTGTCTTCTTCGAGGTTGAGCACCATGCCGGTCACGCCGCTGCTCGGGAAACTGATGAGCTCGCCGGCCTGGACGTTGGAGAGACCGTAAATGCGTGCGATACCGTCGCCCACCTGCAAGACGGTGCCTACTTCGTAAATGTCCGTGCCTGCCGCGAAACCGCCCAGTTCCTGCTTCAGGACGGCAGTGACTTCATCGGGTCGAATAGCCGTTGCCATAAGTCTCTATCTTAAAAGTGCGTTAACGTCGTACGGTTCGGGAATCAATTTGTGGACAGCTTGCGCTGTTCCAACTGGTCTCTCAATTGGCTCAGTTGGTTAAGCACGCTGCGGTCGTACACCGTATCCCCGACTCGGATCACGACTCCGCCCAGAATAGTCGGGTCGAGATGCGTTTTTAGACGGACAGTCCGTCCCGTGAGGCGCTCCAGGGCGTCGCGTAGCTGCTTCTCTTCCGAGACCTCCAGTGGCAACGCCACTCGCGCATCGGCCTGGACCACGTTCATCTGGTCGTCGCGTAAGGCTCGGTAACTGCGGGCAACCTCCAGAAAGAGGTACTCCCGCCGCTTCTCTACCAGTAGGGCGAGAAACCGGGCCGTCACGGCGTGTACGCGCGGACCGAACAGCGTTGCGATCACGGCGCGTTTTTTCTCAGCGCTCAGGATAGGGTCGGCAAAGAAACGAGCAAGCTCCGACGAGGCGCCGAAGCTCTCCTGGATCATTGCCACGTCCGCATCCACCCGATCGATGGACGCTTCCTGTTCGGCCATCGCATACAGGGCCCGCGCATACCGCCTGGCAATCGTCTGGCTCATAAGGGAAATGGTTGGCGGGTTGGCAGGTTACAGGTTGGCAGACTGTGTGAAGGTGCAAGAACCTGACACCTGTCAACCTGTAACTTGTAACTAATTCTTCGGCAGCTCATCGATGAACTTGCCGACGAGTTTGCGCTGCCGATCGGAGTCGAGATTCTCCTGGAGGATCTTGCCGGCGGCCTGGATCGCCAGATCGGTGACCTGGGCGCGCAGGGACTCGATAGCGCTCTGCGTCTGCTGTTCGATCTCGGCCGTTGCGACAGCGCGCATCCGGGCGACTTCCACCTGGAGCTTCTCTTTTTCGGTCGACCGGATCTGCTCCGCCGCATCGCGGGCGTCCCGGAGGATGCCCTGCGCTTGCTGCTCGGCGTTCCGGCGCGCCACCTCGTTGTCCGACTGGATCTGTCGGGCTTCCGCCAGCGCCTTTTCAGCGCGATCCATCGCCTCCTGGATGGACGACTCGCGGGTTTCGAGCGCTCCGGAGATCGTCGGCCAGGCAAAACGCGAGAGCAGGTACAGCACCAGGCAGAACGTAATGACCGTCCAGATCGCCAGACCCGGATCGACCTTGAGGAGGGTGGGCATCGGTTCGTCGGCCAGTAGGCCAACTAGCATCATTGCCAGCATACGTTCGTTGCGTTTAGGCCTTTCATTCGGCATAGTCCGGCGCCATGTATAGGGACCTGACCGCTTGCCGGGGGCGAAAGCCGGTTGATACGGCTCAGGGCTGGGCGATGAAGAAGAATACCAGCGCGAAAATCTCGGCGAGGATAGCCACGCCTTCGATGAAGGCGCTCAGCAAGATGGCCGTGCCGCGGATGTCGTTGACGGCTTCAGGCTGACGCGCTATGCCCTCGACAGCGGATGCGCCGATGCGGCCGATGCCAAGACCAGCCGCGAGAGCGGCGCCAAGAAGACCAATGCCAGCGGCGATGTAAGCAAGACCTAAGTTACCCATATGGTTTGATGTACGTTGTCGTTAGTGATTGATTGAAACGCGAAAAGAGGCGATCAGTGCGCGGCGTGGACGGTACCGTCCGGCGCATGGTGGGTGTGATCGTCGTGGTGGTGTTCCTCCAGAGCCATGCCGATAAACACGGACGACAGCATGGTGAAGATATAGGCCTGGATGAAGCTGACCAGAATCTTGAGCAGATAGATGAAGATCGTCAGCGGGACGCTGAACAGCACAAACAGGCCACCGACCACCGGGCCAATCTTGGCCGAGAAGATAAAGATCAGCCCTAGCAAACTCACGATGGCAATATGACCCGAAATCATGTTACCGAAAAGACGGAAAGCCAGGGCTACGGGCTTCGTGAAGATGCCGATGACTTCGATAGGGATAAGGATAAACTTGATGCCGATGGGCACGTTGGGCGGCCAGAAAATATGCCTCCAATAGTCCTTACTACCCGAAAACTGCGTAATCATGAATGTGAAAAAGGCGAGTGTGGCCGTCACCATGATGTTGGACGTGGCGGTGACGCCCCAGGGCACGAGGCCCAATAGATTGCCGAGCAGGATGAAGAAAAAGGCCGTTGTCAGATACGGCACGTACTTCTTGTATGTAGGGCCGATCGCCGGCCTGGCCACTTCGTCTCGGATAAACAGAATCAGCACCTCGAGCATGTTTTGCCAGGCTCCTTTCGGCGCCTGCCTGGCGCCGATACCCATCCGGTAGCGGCTTGCCAGACGGAAAGCGATGATCAACAATACCAGCGCCGAGATGAAGACAAACAGTATCTGCCGGCTAATCGAGAAGTCGATCACGACGGCGCCGCCATCTCGCGGGATGACCGGGTAGTAGACCTGCTTGTGCTCTGCCGCAATCGACAGGAGTTCAGCTTCGGCCAATGGCTGTCCAGCCGCGTCGGCGAGTGTATACTGACCCGATTCGACGGCGCCATGCGTGGAACCGAACGCGTCGAAACGGAGCTGGTCGTTCGCGCCACGGGTCAGGAAAAGCCGCGGGAGTTCGATCTTGCGGTGGCCGACCATGAGGTCGAAGTAATACCCATCCGCGGAGTGCCCCACGGCGTCAGGGTTGCCGTCACCCGCGTCCGATCCGTGATCGGCCGTCGGTAACGCCAACAACAAGGCCGCGATCACGGCGCCGATGAGTAACCAGACACGACCGCCACCTAAAAGAGATACAGGCATGCTTACTATTACTAGCGATGTCTTCTATGAAGAGCCGGTTTTCGAATGAAGCCGGCGATGAAGCATCCACACTTCAAGCCCCAGGCCCAGCAGGATCGCACCGGCCAGTGCCAAGGCGAACGCCACGATGTGGACGGGCACAAAAAGCAATACAGCGCTGACCACGAGGAGCACGACGACCATGCGCAGCAGCATGCCGCCGAAGACGAAGATCAGAAACCGATTATCCTGGTATCGATTCGCCAGATGGACCACGCCGAAAACAGCCCCGCCGTAAAGGCAGCCGATCGCGAGGCCGAGCATCACGCCGAACCATACAGTAGTTACCATGAGGATGTTGCCATGGCGGTTTCGGGTCGTCTTTGATCAGACTCATTCAAAAGAACCGCCTGGAAAACGCACTAACAGTAAGAAAGCGCCCCGCAATCGGGGCGCTTCTGGTGAATTCTGGGTGAAAGCGGTTCGCCGCGCTCAGAGGGGCTACTCAGAAGAGCTATGACTTCTCCTCCCGAGCGTCGTGCTCGCGGGTCAGCTGGGCGTTTAATCGGAAAAAGAGGGCAAACATCGCAACCAGACCCAGTACGGATCCGACGAGTGTGAGCCAGGGCATTGTGCCGAGCCAGCGGTCCAGCAATAACCCGCCGCCCACGTAAAACGCGACCGTAGCGCCAGCCTGAATGCCCAGGCCCAGGTAGCGCTGAGCGCCGCCCATGCCCTGGAGCCAGTGGCTCGGAGGTCGTTTTTCAGGAGGATGGACCATGGCGAGACACGAAACGCTTCAGGAAGACGCCTGACGCCCTACTGGTTGGCGGCCACGCGTTTTTCGTTGTGTTGGGCGTTTCCAGGGGAGGAGGAACCTTGTGAAACGGGGTGTACCTTGGCCGTCGGGGCCTCCTTCGTCATCTGGCATTTGCCGTTGAAGATCGACCCTTCTTCGACGATGAGACGCGCGGCTTCGATGTTGCCGTCGACGCGAGCGGAACCCTTGAGTACCAGCAGTTCCTTGATGCGGATCTCACCCTGTACACTGCCGGCGACCTCAGCGTTCGTCGCCATCATCTCGCCCTCAACTACGCCTTCCGTCGCCACGATCGCCTTGCCTCCGACATGGAGTTTGCCGACGATCCGGCCACTGATACGCAGGTCGCTTTCCGAACGAAGCGTTCCTTCGAATACGGTGCCCTCTCCGATCATGTTGATCTGACTGGGGGAGGGCATGCTGCTTATTTGCTGCCTTGCCATGGGTTCTTGTTTATTGCTGCCGAAAAGTGCCATAACTGGTGGGGTTTGCGTGGATAGAGCGCTACCACCCTACGAAAAAATAGCGTGGGTCCTGAGCGAGTCCGTTTAGCCAGAGCTCAAAGTGCAAGTGGGGTCCAGACGTAATCTCGCCGGAATTGCCGCTGTATGCAATGGCTTCACGGTTTCTTACTCGGTCGCCGACGCGCTTCAACAACTGTCGTGCGTGTTTGTATACCGATACGTATCCGTCGGCATGTTGGGCGGAGATGGTGTAGCCGCCTTCATGCGTCCAGTCGGCAAATATCACGTAACCGTCGCCTACCGCTCGGATGATGCTGCCTTCTTCGGCCGCGACATCGACGGCGTAATGTCCTGTCCTTGCGTCGAACCCGCGCGTCAGAAAACCTTCCACGGGGGGGAGCGCGGGGAACGGCACGCTCGAAAGATACTGTGCGCCGGTGGTTGCCGCCAACTTGGGGCCCGGAATAAAGTTGGCCGGCATGCTGGGGATGGTCATGGCCGGCTGATCGTGATCCGCCAGGAAGGACGTGGACGCCTCGAAGTTTGATCGGGGTTGCCGGGGTTGGGGAACCGTCGCCGGGCGGACGGGCTCCTCGACGTTGGCAAAAAGGGTAGAATCCACATGTCCCATGATAAGCATGCGGAGTTGGCTCGCGTAGCTGAGCTGCGCCTCAAGCGAGTCGTGTAAGGCCGCTACCCGCAGGGAATTGACGACAATCTGGCGTTGCATTTCCGCCGTGCCGTCGCTGGGGATGAGTTCCCTGAGCGGCGTGAACGCCACAATGCTCACGGTAATCGCGCCGGCTAACGTCAGCGAAGCCAGCCATAACTGGAGGAATCGGCTCGATTTGACCCGGTACTGGCGTGGGTCCTGGATCTGCCGCTCGTCCATCACGATGATCGTGTAGGTGTTTCGGAAACCTCGGACGAATTCTGAAAGGAACTTTAACAACATCTCGCCGGCGGCTAATAGTCTGACCCGATGAACGGGAGGGGTCGCGTGCGGCTCCGGAAGCAGCCGGGCTATGTGAAAAACGCACGCGTTACGTGACATGGAGCATCTCGCACCGCCCCAGGGTTGGGGAACGTGAAACTATAATGTAATAGGATGGCGTTAGATCCGCCCGGGAAACTTTGCCCGCGCTGCGTTTGTTTACGGCGAGCGAAAAAACTTGCCAGATTCACTCTTTTTAAGCCTCAAATTATATGCCACAGCATAAATCAGCGGCGAAGCGCGTACGGCAAACCCTGCGGCGCACCGAGCAAAACCGGATGCACCGCAGCAGAATGCGCACGTTGATCAAGCAGTTGTCCACCGAACAGGATAAGGAAAAAGCACTGGCGATGTTGCCGGTCGTCAAAGCCTATCTGGATCGGCTGGCCACCAAGCGAATCCTCAACAAGAGCAAAGCCGCTCATTATAAAAGCCGGCTTGAGAAGGGCGTCAACGCTCTTTAACCTCATTACCGGTACGCAGGCAACTTCCCGCATATCGAGTAGTTCGAGTGGTAAGGGGGCAACATGCCTTGCGGGCCATTCGTTAACGGTTTCGTGCTGGCAAGTTTGTTGAAAAAGGGATTATTTTCTTTCATGCTCCCTTGATTTCGCAGAAATAATCGTAATTTCTGGCAATTACGGTCAACGAGTGCTTATTTTCCTGACCGGTTAAAAGGCATTGCGCCCGGCGGCTCTACCCGAACGCCAGGCGATATCCGATTTCCGGCATAATCACATATCTCTCAAGGAGAAAAAAGACATGATGAAACAACTAAGCTCCTCGCTTTTGCTCACGGGTGTGCTTTTCATCGGTGCCTTGAGCATGGTCGGTTGTAAAACCGCAGTCGAGGTTCTTTCGGTGACTGGGCCCGACAGCTTGAGGACGAATGAATCTGGTACCTTCATGGCTAACGTCAATGAAAAGGCCAGCTTACCCATCGAGTACAACTGGAATTTTGGCGATAGCCGCACCGGCATTGGCCAGTCGACGACCCACTCGTTCGGCCAGCCCGGCACCTACACGGTGACCGTTACGGCAACGAACAAGAAAGGCCCGGATTCCGGTGAGACCACGGTTGTCGTATTTCGGCCCCCGGTTCCCGCTGAGATTGTCACGATCAGCGCTAACCCGCAGAACCCCAATACGCGCACTCCCGTCGCCTTTACGTCCAACGTCCGTGGGGATGTGCCGCTGACGTACAGTTGGTCGTTCGGCAACATGGGCAGCAGCACGTCGGCTAACCCGACCTACACGTTCGACACGCCGGGCACCTATACGGTGTCGCTTACGGCGACGAATGCGGATGGCTCGGATACGCGCTCCATGACGCTTACAGTCGGTGTGTTCGAAGCGGAATATTGCAGCGAAGTGATCGAAATGAACGCGGCGTACTTCGCCCGTAACTCGAGCGTCCTGACCCCGGAAGCGCGCGCCGCGCTCCAGGAAAACCTGCAGATCCTCAACGATTGCCCGAACACCTCGGTACGCGTTGAAGGGTATGCGGCTCCTGGCGAACGGAATGCGCAGAGTCTCTCGGAGGATCGCGCACGCGCCGTCGAACAGTTCTACGCCGAGAGCGGCATTGCCATCAGCCGCGCCATGGCGGTCGGCAAAGGCCTCGTGTCCGGCACGACGAGCAAGAAGGAAGGTATCGAGCAGTACCGCCGCGTCGATACGATTCCGGTGCGTTAAGGCTTTTAGCCTGAAACGTATCAACTGAATGGTACAACGGGTCTGCCTGCTTCGGGCAGGCCCGTTTGTGTTTTCCAAAACCGCTGGCTCGGATGTCGCTACCGTGGGCCCGGGCGTATGTGACGAATGCGAGGTAATAGCTCCTCATTTTATCAAGCGCCCGTTTGCTGGTTTTATTGACTGTGCCATGAAAGGCTTCTTCACACGCGCGCTGCTCGCGCTTCCACTCTTGTTTGCCCTCGCGCCGCCGGCAGTCGCCCAGCGCCTCCCCTTCCGAGGGTCTC
Coding sequences:
- a CDS encoding AtpZ/AtpI family protein, which gives rise to MVHPPEKRPPSHWLQGMGGAQRYLGLGIQAGATVAFYVGGGLLLDRWLGTMPWLTLVGSVLGLVAMFALFFRLNAQLTREHDAREEKS
- a CDS encoding PKD domain-containing protein, with product MKQLSSSLLLTGVLFIGALSMVGCKTAVEVLSVTGPDSLRTNESGTFMANVNEKASLPIEYNWNFGDSRTGIGQSTTHSFGQPGTYTVTVTATNKKGPDSGETTVVVFRPPVPAEIVTISANPQNPNTRTPVAFTSNVRGDVPLTYSWSFGNMGSSTSANPTYTFDTPGTYTVSLTATNADGSDTRSMTLTVGVFEAEYCSEVIEMNAAYFARNSSVLTPEARAALQENLQILNDCPNTSVRVEGYAAPGERNAQSLSEDRARAVEQFYAESGIAISRAMAVGKGLVSGTTSKKEGIEQYRRVDTIPVR
- the atpA gene encoding F0F1 ATP synthase subunit alpha, with translation MATAIRPDEVTAVLKQELGGFAAGTDIYEVGTVLQVGDGIARIYGLSNVQAGELISFPSSGVTGMVLNLEEDNVGAVLFGEANKVKEGDQARRTERIASIQVTESMLGRVIDPLGEPIDGLGPLGGEKFDMPLERKAPGVVYRQPVTEPLQTGIKAIDTMIPIGRGQRELVIGDRQVGKTAVLVDAIINQKGTHQTDKPVYCIYVAVGQKNSTVASVRRALEENGAMDYTVIVNAPASAPAPLQYIAPFAGACIGEYFRDTGRHALVIYDDLSKQAVAYRQVSLLLRRPPGREAYPGDVFYLHSRLLERAAKINNTDAVARQMNDVPPSLRGKIKGGGSLTALPVIETQAGDVSAYIPTNVISITDGQIYLEADLFNAGVRPAINVGISVSRVGGNAQTKAMKKVAGTLRLDLAQFRELEAFSKFGSDLDAATQRQLRRGERLVEVLKQGQYQPVPVEHQIAVLYAATQGLLDEIPVAKIKQFEKEYLERLTLSHADVLQSVVKGGTLTDEAAATFKKTAQDLASVYLNK
- the atpF gene encoding F0F1 ATP synthase subunit B; this translates as MPTLLKVDPGLAIWTVITFCLVLYLLSRFAWPTISGALETRESSIQEAMDRAEKALAEARQIQSDNEVARRNAEQQAQGILRDARDAAEQIRSTEKEKLQVEVARMRAVATAEIEQQTQSAIESLRAQVTDLAIQAAGKILQENLDSDRQRKLVGKFIDELPKN
- the atpE gene encoding ATP synthase F0 subunit C; protein product: MGNLGLAYIAAGIGLLGAALAAGLGIGRIGASAVEGIARQPEAVNDIRGTAILLSAFIEGVAILAEIFALVFFFIAQP
- the atpH gene encoding ATP synthase F1 subunit delta; amino-acid sequence: MSQTIARRYARALYAMAEQEASIDRVDADVAMIQESFGASSELARFFADPILSAEKKRAVIATLFGPRVHAVTARFLALLVEKRREYLFLEVARSYRALRDDQMNVVQADARVALPLEVSEEKQLRDALERLTGRTVRLKTHLDPTILGGVVIRVGDTVYDRSVLNQLSQLRDQLEQRKLSTN
- the chrA gene encoding chromate efflux transporter, whose protein sequence is MSGKDSDVRPEDTIAAPHMSHGISIREAFRVWVYIAIHSFGGPAGQIAVMHRVLVEEKRWISEDRFLHALNYCMLLPGPEAQQLATYVGWLLHRVRGGLMAGGLFILPGFLSILALSVLYAKFQQTAAIEALFYGLKPAILAIVLEAVFRIGRRVLKNNVMLGIAILAFVGIFFLGIAFPWIVLSAGVLGLWGGRFYESSFYVIKPRQTSDNVEEIAFATDRLQPVARPAAMRSVRTAITWLTIWLAPLLVLSAWLGPESVFVQEGWFFSKAAVVTFGGAYSVLAYIAQEAVATFDWLEPGEMLDGLGMAETTPGPLIQVVQFVGFMGAFRHAAGIDPVWAGVFGSVVTTWVTFAPCFLWIFLGAPYIEYLRGKKTLSAALSAITAAVVGVVLNLALWFALHTLFGVVDESYWHGVRLYIPSWSTLDPVLVAIALFAGFATFRTRLGMVWTMAISTLLGMIAFWIMAG
- the atpG gene encoding ATP synthase F1 subunit gamma, yielding MASLRDIRKRISSVKSTQQVTRAMKMVAAAKLRKAQERTFEMRAYAYKLGEIISHLKQHIDPSAHELFQPRDEVKNVLLIIVTADRGLAGAFNANIIKLAEQTIKERYESYHAAGALHLICIGRKSHEYFRRRNHQLVGDFRGVFNDLEFEDASRIVNTAVEGYREGRWDEVQVIYNEFKNTISQNRIVEPLLPIPPDQFRTPVMERVVERVAKTKEGQSVDYIFEPDPISILNVLVPRFLHFTVWRALLESNAAEQGARMVAMDNATSNAEDLIRDLKLKYNRARQDAITKELIEITSGADALGKA
- a CDS encoding polymer-forming cytoskeletal protein, which gives rise to MPSPSQINMIGEGTVFEGTLRSESDLRISGRIVGKLHVGGKAIVATEGVVEGEMMATNAEVAGSVQGEIRIKELLVLKGSARVDGNIEAARLIVEEGSIFNGKCQMTKEAPTAKVHPVSQGSSSPGNAQHNEKRVAANQ
- a CDS encoding M23 family metallopeptidase, with product MLLKFLSEFVRGFRNTYTIIVMDERQIQDPRQYRVKSSRFLQLWLASLTLAGAITVSIVAFTPLRELIPSDGTAEMQRQIVVNSLRVAALHDSLEAQLSYASQLRMLIMGHVDSTLFANVEEPVRPATVPQPRQPRSNFEASTSFLADHDQPAMTIPSMPANFIPGPKLAATTGAQYLSSVPFPALPPVEGFLTRGFDARTGHYAVDVAAEEGSIIRAVGDGYVIFADWTHEGGYTISAQHADGYVSVYKHARQLLKRVGDRVRNREAIAYSGNSGEITSGPHLHFELWLNGLAQDPRYFFVGW
- the rpsT gene encoding 30S ribosomal protein S20, producing MPQHKSAAKRVRQTLRRTEQNRMHRSRMRTLIKQLSTEQDKEKALAMLPVVKAYLDRLATKRILNKSKAAHYKSRLEKGVNAL
- the atpB gene encoding F0F1 ATP synthase subunit A — translated: MPVSLLGGGRVWLLIGAVIAALLLALPTADHGSDAGDGNPDAVGHSADGYYFDLMVGHRKIELPRLFLTRGANDQLRFDAFGSTHGAVESGQYTLADAAGQPLAEAELLSIAAEHKQVYYPVIPRDGGAVVIDFSISRQILFVFISALVLLIIAFRLASRYRMGIGARQAPKGAWQNMLEVLILFIRDEVARPAIGPTYKKYVPYLTTAFFFILLGNLLGLVPWGVTATSNIMVTATLAFFTFMITQFSGSKDYWRHIFWPPNVPIGIKFILIPIEVIGIFTKPVALAFRLFGNMISGHIAIVSLLGLIFIFSAKIGPVVGGLFVLFSVPLTIFIYLLKILVSFIQAYIFTMLSSVFIGMALEEHHHDDHTHHAPDGTVHAAH